A single region of the Lycium barbarum isolate Lr01 chromosome 2, ASM1917538v2, whole genome shotgun sequence genome encodes:
- the LOC132628480 gene encoding uncharacterized protein LOC132628480 produces MEGEISDMELHVATNLVEVEPLLTDADLIQAEVDISPIGARHSQEKKVLSYTSRQLKIHEKNYPTHDLEAAVENVVAHALSRKSVSMGNLARLIALEHPLAIEVPTLANIFVRLDISYWSRVLACVEARSSLLDQIKPKQFEDAGLCKIHDKVLSGEAKEAMIDSESVLRIKGRVFIPRVDDLIRTIP; encoded by the exons ATGGAAGGGGAGATCTCAGATATGGAACTTCATGTGGCCACAAATTTGGTAGAGGTGGAACCTCTCCTAACTGACGCGGATCTCATTCAGGCAGAGGTGGACATCAGCCCAATTGGGGCGAGGCACAGTCAG gaaaagaaggttcTTTCTTATACATCTAGACAActaaagattcatgagaagaactaccctacccatgatttggaggcCGCAGTG GAAAACGTGGTAGCACATGCCTTGAGTAGGAAGTCAGTGAGTATGGGCAATTTGGCTAGATTGATCGCTTTGGAGCATCCCTTAGCCATAGAGGTTCCAACTCTGGCTAACATTTTTGTGAGGCTCGACATTTCATATTGGAGtagagtgttggcttgtgttgaggcgagatcaTCGCTTCTGGATCAGATTAAGCCAAAGCAATTTGAAGATGCAGGGTTGTGCAAGATTCATGATAAGGTCCTGAGTGGTGAGGctaaggaggccatgattgatagtgAGAGCGTCTTGAGGATCAAGGGACGTGTTTTCATTCCTCGTGTTGATGATTTGATTAGGACTATACCTTGA